One genomic region from Yamadazyma tenuis chromosome 4, complete sequence encodes:
- the SRB4 gene encoding RNA polymerase II mediator complex subunit (EggNog:ENOG503NZMX; COG:K), protein MSNHHIIQVKVEDELFNGSKDPFLHNEDDFSVEEIIPKILLERKSFLSLTEEGLQKESEGLSFGIDAVDTEDATETSPSDGGEETKENDSSELDQIHDIKMNLSKNINLALNETSLALDLVSLLLSATKPSLAKSTISPHLAKNVPLGSFSSDRLTPEENAPKNDVNVNKIGQGWKYESLSKIKSLFSNKREELQLQGQKEKVYWNQINKVLSNNEILLKMRDPADKSKSIGVKYGYGDSGSSYHDKGIAILRRNPKTGELTFAPVLESNNKLINKTFKYVKVKILSKVDDEYTLTGQSKFEFNFKDDSAGRLITDIEKARFFIFEEDLFFQLTREARTLINYNVSIIADKIIIEVNNEIIEIETISYDETSEDDTDRLYLAANEQSSQNDLKCQLILNYLKIMLCGYFKYNLNLKQKIPTSFTKFKQNNSHPLILRPLIGHFKHEAYVDKLSTLMAEAMEKYKHKLEFEFIVSKYENIKNLTKIETPFIKSIEKPISRFNLIIKNPVNKKCLKVDVDLTTSEIFVNLILHLKIIRYEKVENLNLNEKGTNVLKLTFSDFTEVDQSVDWSIQKFLAE, encoded by the exons ATGTCGAACCACCACATAATACAAGTCAAGGTCGAGGAcgaattgttcaatggATCGAAAGACCCGTTCCTTCATAACGA AGATGATTTCTCCGTCGAAGAAATAATCCCCAAGATCCTCTTGGAACGAAAAAGCTTCCTTTCCTTGACAGAAGAAGGTCTCCAGAAGGAGTCCGAAGGACTACTGTTTGGTATAGATGCAGTGGATACAGAAGACGCCACTGAGACCAGTCCgagtgatggtggtgaagaaacgAAGGAAAATGACTCTTCGGAACTCGACCAAATCCACGATATCAAAATGAACCTCAGCAAAAACATCAATTTGGCTCTCAACGAGACATCGTTGGCCCTCGACCTTGTGTCCCTTCTTCTCAGTGCAACCAAGCCCAGTCTCGCCAAGTCGACCATTTCTCCACACTTGGCAAAGAATGTTCCGTTGGGGTCTTTTAGTTCGGATAGACTCACACCCGAAGAAAATGCCCCTAAGAACGATGTTAACGTGAACAAAATTGGCCAGGGATGGAAGTATGAGTCTCTCAGCAAGATAAAGTCACTTTTTCTGaacaaaagagaagaaCTACAGCTCCAGGGccaaaaagagaaagtgTATTGGAATCAGATTAACAAAGTGTTGAGCAACAACGAGATTCTCCTCAAAATGAGAGACCCGGCAGACAAGTCGAAGTCTATAGGTGTGAAGTACGGGTACGGAGACTCGGGTTCAAGTTATCATGACAAAGGAATAGCCATTTTACGCAGAAATCCCAAGACTGGAGAACTCACGTTTGCACCAGTGCTAGagtccaacaacaaactcATAAATAAAACATTCAAGTACGTCAAGGTGAAGATTCTCAGTAAGGTGGATGATGAGTATACGTTGACAGGTCAATCGAAGTTtgagttcaacttcaaagacgATTCTGCAGGAAGGCTCATCACCGATATTGAAAAAGCCCGgtttttcatctttgaagaggaCCTATTCTTCCAGCTCACACGCGAAGCCCGCACCCTTATCAACTACAACGTGCTGATAATTGCCGACAAGATTATTATTGAGGTGAACAACGAGATAATAGAAATTGAAACAATATCGTACGACGAAACAAGCGAAGACGATACCGACAGACTCTACCTCGCGGCCAACGAGCAATCACTGCAGAACGATCTCAAGTGCCAATTGATCTTGAACTACCTCAAGATCATGTTGTGTGGGTACTTCAAGTacaacttgaatttgaagcAGAAGATTCCCACGAGTTttaccaagttcaaacagAACAACTCCCACCCGTTGATTTTGCGGCCATTGATTGGTCATTTCAAGCACGAGGCATACGTGGACAAGCTCAGCACGCTCATGGCGGAAGCTATGGAGAAGTACAAACAcaagttggagtttgaGTTTATTGTCAGCAAGTATGAGaacatcaaaaacttgacgAAAATTGAAACCCCATTTATCAAGTCGATCGAGAAGCCTATATCGAggttcaacttgatcatcaaaaaCCCTGTCAACAAGAAGTGCCTTAAAGTTGACGTGGACTTGACGACGAGTGAGATCTTTGTGAACTTGATATTGCACTTGAAGATTATACGGTATGAAAAGGTAGAGAACTTGAACCTCAACGAGAAGGGAACCAAcgtgttgaagttgacgTTCAGTGACTTCACCGAGGTCGACCAGTCGGTGGACTGGTCCATCCAGAAATTTCTAGCAGAGTAG
- the RPN3 gene encoding 26S proteasome non-ATPase regulatory subunit (COG:O; BUSCO:EOG09262CMP; EggNog:ENOG503NV8D) yields the protein MSDTKDIEMKAPEANDIEDLVTDIQSSFSLLQKVATTFDNRYITKLFRGLGSLSRKLKQDETSLSTVLTNVYGSIESKSYIFEYIDASTIPESESKKSEVLPEIDLYLHLLVQLYLLDSDQIDKLSSFNRHVVSLMKVYNRRSLDFIYAKIWFYISRATELANDLYWIRPELLYAFRTATLRHDTETVASIVTILLRNYLLTKDIDQALNLIEKSEFPENANTSLGARYYYYVARIHAIQLNYSLANECCITAIRKAPQTKFSVGFIQSATKLSIIIELLMGDIPELKVFKTNEFEPYFMVTRAVKVGDLKLFDQVLKKYKADFVKDDNYTLISRLHQNVIKTGIRIISLSYSKISLKDICIKLHLDSEESTEYIVAKAIRDGVIEATINNEKGFMQSKELLDIYSTKLPQDEFDQRIKFCLSLHNDSVKSMRYPSENLKDDTKNSETFEDEFELLKAIEEGDLDDFMD from the coding sequence ATGTCAGACACAAAAGATATCGAAATGAAAGCCCCCGAGGCCAATGACATCGAGGACTTGGTCACCGACATCCAACTGTCATTCCTGTTGTTGCAGAAGGTCGCCACCACCTTTGACAACCGGtatatcaccaagttgtttcGTGGGTTGGGGTCCTTGAGCCGTAAACTCAAACAAGATGAAACCTCGTTATCCACCGTCCTCACCAACGTATACGGATCAATCGAGTCGAAAAGCTACATATTTGAGTACATCGATGCCTCGACAATCCCAGAGCTGGAATCAAAAAAATCAGAAGTGCTTCCTGAAATCGACTTGTATCTTCATTTGTTGGTACAACTCTATCTTTTGGACTCTGACCAGATCGACAAGCTCTCAAGCTTCAACCGCCATGTGGtactgttgatgaaggtaTACAACCGTCGGTCGTTGGATTTCATTTACGCCAAGATCTGGTTCTACATCTCCAGAGCCACAGAACTTGCCAATGACTTGTACTGGATCCGGCCTGAGTTGTTATACGCCTTTAGGACCGCCACCTTGAGGCATGACACCGAGACAGTGGCTTCCATTGTCACCATTTTATTGAGAAACtacttgttgaccaaagacATCGACCAGGcgttgaacttgattgaaaagtCCGAATTCCCCGAGAATGCCAATACGTCTTTGGGGGCCCGGTACTACTACTACGTGGCCCGGATCCATGCCATTCAATTGAACTACTCGTTGGCCAATGAATGTTGTATCACAGCCATCAGAAAGGCTCCTCAGACCAAGTTTTCGGTGGGCTTTATCCAAAGTGCCACCAAGTTAAGTATCATAATCGAGCTTTTGATGGGGGACATACCCGAACTCAAGGTATTCAAGACTAATGAGTTCGAGCCATACTTCATGGTGACCAGGGCCGTAAAGGTTGGTGATTTAAAGTTGTTTGAccaggtgttgaaaaagtacAAGGCCGATTTTGTAAAGGACGACAACTACACGTTGATTTCCAGATTGCACCAGAACGTCATCAAAACTGGAATTAGAATTATTTCCTTGTCATACTCcaagatttctttgaaggacATTTGCATCAAGTTGCACTTGGATTCGGAAGAGCTGACAGAGTATATTGTTGCTAAGGCCATCAGAGATGGCGTTATAGAAGCCACCATAAACAATGAGAAGGGGTTCATGCAGTCcaaggagttgttggacATTTACTCCACCAAGTTGCCCCAGGATGAGTTTGATCAGAGAATCAAGTTCTGTTTGAGCTTGCACAACGATTCGGTTAAATCCATGAGGTATCCGTCTGAAAACTTAAAGGACGACACCAAGAACCTGGAAACGTTTGAGGACGAGttcgagttgttgaaggccatcgaagaaggtgacttggatgatttcATGGATTAA
- the ypt1 gene encoding ras GTPase (COG:U; EggNog:ENOG503NUNU): protein MNNEYDYLFKLLLIGDSGVGKSCLLLRFADDTYTPDYISTIGVDFKIRTIELDGKTIKLQIWDTAGQERFRTITSSYYRGAHGIIIVYDVTDQESFNNVKQWLQEIDRYATGGVMKLLVGNKADLSDKKVVEYTAAKEFADALDIPFLETSALSSTNVEQAFYTMARQIKAQMTNNNNSSANGNNKSNVNLRGQSLNSNQSNSCC, encoded by the coding sequence ATGAATAACGAATACGActacttgttcaagttattgtTGATCGGAGACTCCGGTGTTGGAAAGTCTTGTCTTTTGTTAAGATTTGCTGATGACACCTATACTCCTGATTACATTTCCACCATTGGGGTGGATTTTAAGATCAGAACCATCGAATTGGATGGcaaaaccatcaagttACAAATCTGGGACACCGCTGGTCAAGAGCGGTTCAGAACCATCACATCCTCATACTATAGAGGTGCCCATGGTATCATCATTGTATATGATGTGACTGACCAAGAGTCATTCAATAACGTCAAGCAATGGTTACAAGAAATCGATCGGTATGCCACTGGAGGAGtcatgaagttgttggttgGTAACAAGGCCGACTTGTCTGATAAGAAGGTTGTGGAGTACACGGCTGCCAAAGAGTTTGCTGATGCTTTGGATATCCCCTTTTTGGAGACATCTGCCTTATCTTCCACCAACGTCGAACAAGCTTTCTACACGATGGCCAGACAGATCAAGGCTCAAATgaccaacaacaataactCCAGTGCCAATGGaaacaacaagtccaaTGTCAATTTGAGAGGGCAGTCGTTGAACTCCAACCAatccaattcttgttgTTAA
- a CDS encoding uncharacterized protein (COG:T; EggNog:ENOG503NWZ1), whose product MSSWLPTPYEDPFLKYRPFPKELSTNHYANHWHEILFMVVFYFTIQKISPYISKKYFGSHYTSLSKRTQIDFDIHVVSMVQCVVSLGSILPMWNNQFSLNRVNDTVGSVYGYYPYGGLVASLAIAYFIWDTYVCLRHFSSFGFGFLFHGVAALFVFGSTLQPFCMSWVPSFLLFEASTPFVNVNWFSSRLPGIVPEKIVVVNGILLLISFFSVRILWGFYAMSLVATDLYRTWGMNHWVFPVGLVVINLSLDALNVYWFYKMLRIAAKKIRGTKSPKSLAKEAAEKID is encoded by the coding sequence ATGCTGCTGTGGCTTCCAACTCCTTATGAGGACCCTTTCTTGAAATATAGACCTTTCCCCAAGGAATTGTCTACCAACCACTATGCCAACCACTGGCACGAAATCTTGTTTATGGTGGTGTTCTACTTTACTATCCAAAAAATTTCCCCCTACATCAGCAAAAAGTACTTTGGCTCTCACTACACATCCCTCAGCAAACGGACCCAGATCGACTTTGACATCCATGTGGTGTCAATGGTTCAATGTGTTGTTTCACTCGGTCTGATTCTTCCCATGTGGAACAATCAGTTCTCTCTCAACCGAGTGAATGACACGGTAGGATCGGTTTACGGCTATTACCCGTACGGTGGGCTTGTGGCGAGCTTGGCCATCGCATACTTCATCTGGGACACATACGTGTGCTTGAGACACTTTCTGTCATTTGGTTTTGGGTTCTTATTCCACGGAGTGGCCGCattgtttgtgtttggcAGCACCTTACAGCCATTTTGTATGTCTTGGGTGCCCAGCTTCCTCTTGTTTGAGGCGTCCACCCCGTTTGTGAATGTCAATTGGTTTTCTTCCAGGCTCCCAGGAATTGTTCCCGAAAAAATCGTGGTTGTCAACGGGATTCTCTTGTTGATTAGTTTTTTCTCTGTCAGAATCTTGTGGGGGTTCTACGCCATGTCTCTTGTGGCCACCGACTTGTACAGGACCTGGGGAATGAATCATTGGGTATTTCCGGTGGGAttggtggtgatcaacCTTTCGCTCGACGCATTGAACGTGTATTGGTTCTACAAAATGCTTCGGATTGCTGCTAAAAAGATCCGGGGAACCAAACTGCCCAAACTGTTGGCCAAGGAAGCAGCTGAAAAAATTGACTAA
- the ADO1 gene encoding adenosine kinase (BUSCO:EOG09263HYJ; EggNog:ENOG503NUDP; COG:G), which translates to MPYDLVCLGNPLLDLQLDVDQEILTKYDLKDNDAILAEEKHLPIFDEIINNPKLILVAGGAAQNTARGAQYILPPNSVCYFGAVGDDIYKQKLVEANAQYGLTTKYMIDEHETGKCAALIYKHNRSLVTDLGAANHFKPSHFDIPENWEIVQNAKVFYIGGFHLTVSPEAIIKLGKHAAETNKPFALNLSAPFIPQFFKEPLAQSIPYADYIIGNESEAAAFAEANGLEATDVETVGKYIAKLPKVNTTTPRVVILTQGTEETVAVSYNKDSDSYDVKKFPVVLLESSKIADTNGAGDAFAAGFIASVVQGKTLAEGINVGQWAAQISLQEVGPSFPFPKQTYA; encoded by the coding sequence ATGCCATACGATCTTGTTTGCTTAGGAAACCCTTTGTTGGacctccaacttgatgttgaccaagaaatTTTAACCAAATACGATTTGAAGGATAATGATGCTATCTTAGCAGAGGAAAAGCACTTGCCCATCTTCGACGAGATCATTAACAACCCGAAGTTGATTTTAGTTGCTGGAGGTGCTGCCCAAAACACCGCCAGAGGTGCCCAGTACATCCTTCCACCAAACTCCGTCTGCTACTTTGGAGCCGTTGGTGATGACATTTACAAGCAAAAGTTGGTTGAAGCCAACGCTCAGTACGGTTTGACCACCAAGTACATGATTGATGAGCATGAAACTGGAAAGTGTGCTGCTTTGATCTACAAACACAACAGATCCTTGGTTACCGACTTGGGTGCTGCCAACCACTTCAAGCCCAGTCACTTTGACATTCCTGAAAACTGGGAAATCGTCCAAAACGCTAAGGTTTTCTACATTGGTGGTTTCCACTTGACAGTTTCTCCTGAGGCCATCATCAAGTTAGGAAAGCATGCGGCCGAGACCAACAAGCCTTTTGCCTTGAACCTCTCTGCTCCTTTTATTCCtcagttcttcaaagaacctTTGGCCCAGTCGATTCCATACGCCGATTATATCATTGGTAACGAATCTGAAGCCGCTGCCTTTGCTGAAGCCAACGGTTTGGAAGCCACCGATGTTGAAACCGTCGGTAAGTACATCGCCAAGTTGCCCAAGGTAAACACTACCACCCCAAGAGTGGTGATTTTGACCCAAGGTACTGAAGAAACCGTTGCTGTCTCCTACAACAAGGATTCTGACTCCTACGATGTCAAGAAATTCCCCGTCGTATTGTTGGAAAGCAGCAAGATTGCTGACACCAACGGAGCTGGAGATGCGTTTGCGGCTGGTTTCATTGCTTCGGTGGTGCAAGGTAAAACTCTTGCTGAAGGTATCAACGTCGGCCAATGGGCTGCCCAGATCTCTTTGCAAGAAGTCGGCCCTAGTTTCCCATTCCCCAAACAAACCTATGCTTAA
- the POL5 gene encoding DNA-directed DNA polymerase (EggNog:ENOG503NV4D; BUSCO:EOG09260M44; COG:K): MAVSKDHYYKLASELPQERLDAAVTLLKELTDSNTSEDWSYALNRLIKGLNTTRQCARYGFSMALTEVVQELIASSSYPLTVSGFMDDILNIIEIKPSMKGKDERAALFGRLFGLQTLINCKIIFNATYTKPADTIKFLRCLLELATFKSWLRETAVFTLCSFIKQLELTDELVTYILRATADLGLTFTSEGVAIYLSIPHAMRVKNGNINNSWKNYDPLAKGNLPTLSKALKDVEVADDDDANAQKQKGSWTPRVHFVWGLVLEKLINKPEGTPPKKKKKTNNSKAVKEDGSVGLREFWKVVVDESFFAEKSSHERKYWGFELFIKAYHAVNYDQVECIITPNFLRCLINQSAQTNRMLNKISVKCLSTIKQESTQNPLKAPYTLACLVDPKHGGCWNFDLLTKSKTTEVLIGCLSQKIGDDAQDVVVLEKFKNVLTKQFESSLVDDDADLKKVNDNIQKWCLNSLLQLIRGNRQFIGSWIEDILNLLIRYSLFKSTDAPNVSINIRNMCQDRLNSILGDIINTKTNNSSWSLYCIKYIRKLEKSSNYEFISELDQELARVKSECSTLLQKVEDLSQDTGSDDKIYSFELLFSMILLQIYMGDEDSFSVVDELKACFESTFSENDGQDVNSAMVMTEIILSFISKKSALLRKFCYIIWESLLCQKDSSGNIRVTDECLEVLFSVLTAKENKEGQKSLFDKEGDFVEDEEEVEDEDDEDDEDDDEDDDESDNDQETHMTDVDKDTNLKLAQALGIPTDYDGEVKFEDLSSDDDDSSVELDNADDEEMFAMDNQLSKIFKERRDILSSTETGNKRKSEVAEAREQMVFIKHRVLDLLDIFCKAQPESQLNFQMIKPLLILINLTLDKNVGTKAHKLLKNRLSKVKLDVHVVQKMSETVETLRTLLEWVHGQVSESKSSNSSHILACNSASILIAKTLVSLDSHQVEPIIDIYAQTMKTWAKNGRSKTQPSLFFDFINWLSSWRK; the protein is encoded by the coding sequence ATGGCTGTTCTGAAAGACCACTACTATAAGCTCGCGTCCGAGCTTCCACAGGAACGGCTCGATGCAGCCGTCACCTTGCTCAAGGAATTGACAGATTCAAACACTTCCGAGGACTGGCTGTATGCGTTGAACAGACTCATCAAAGGTCTCAACACCACCCGACAATGTGCCCGGTACGGCTTCTCCATGGCCTTGACAGAGGTTGTCCAAGAGCTCATCGCCAGTCTGTCGTACCCGTTGACGGTGTCTGGTTTCATGGATGATATCCTAAACATAATTGAAATCAAGCCTTCCATGAAGGGAAAAGACGAACGAGCGGCACTTTTTGGCCGTTTGTTCGGTCTTCAAACGTTGATCAATTGCAAGATCATATTTAATGCCACATACACAAAGCCAGCCGATACAATCAAATTTTTAAGGTGTCTTTTAGAGCTTGCGACCTTCAAGTCCTGGTTGAGAGAAACGGCTGTTTTCACCCTTTGTTCGTTTATTAAGCAACTTGAGTTGACAGATGAGTTGGTGACGTATATCCTTCGGGCAACGGCCGACTTGGGCTTGACGTTCACCTCGGAGGGCGTGGCCATATACCTTTCGATTCCTCATGCCATGAGAGTGAAAAATGGcaacatcaacaattcCTGGAAAAACTACGACCCGTTGGCCAAGGGCAACTTACCAACGTTATCAAAGGCTTTGAAAGACGTGGAAGTTGccgatgatgacgatgcCAATGCTCAGAAACAGAAAGGATCTTGGACTCCAAGAGTGCACTTTGTGTGGGGCTTGGTATTGGAAaagctcatcaacaagCCGGAGGGAACACCCccaaaaaagaagaagaagaccaacaactccaaggCTGTCAAGGAGGATGGGTCTGTGGGTCTCAGAGAGTTCTGGaaagtggtggtggatgaaTCTTTCTTTGCGGAAAAGTCTTCTCACGAAAGAAAGTACTGGGGATTTGAACTCTTTATAAAGGCATACCATGCGGTGAACTATGACCAGGTTGAGTGTATCATTActcccaacttcttgaggTGCTTAATCAACCAATCTGCCCAGACCAATAGAATGTTGAATAAGATTTCCGTGAAGTGTTTGAGCACCATTAAGCAAGAATCTACCCAGAATCCTCTCAAAGCTCCGTATACTTTGGCATGTTTGGTGGACCCCAAGCATGGAGGGTGCTGGAACTTTGATCTTCTCACCAAAAGTAAGACCACCGAGGTGTTGATCGGGTGTTTAAGTCAaaaaattggtgatgatgcCCAAGATGTAGtggttttggagaagttcaaaaacgTTTTGACCAAGCAGTTCGAAAGCTCTTTGGTTGATGACGATGCAGATTTGAAAAAAGTCAATGATAATATCCAGAAGTGGTGCTTGAACCTGTTGCTTCAATTAATACGAGGAAATAGGCAGTTTATTGGGTCTTGGATTGAAGACATTTTGAATTTGCTCATAAGATACAGtcttttcaagtccacCGATGCTCCGAATgtttccatcaacatcaGGAACATGTGCCAGGACAGGCTCAACTCTATTCTCGgagatatcatcaacacgAAGACGAACAACTCTTCGTGGTCGCTATACTGTATCAAGTACATCAGGAAACTTGAGAAATCGAGCAACTACGAATTCATCCTGGAGCTTGACCAAGAGTTGGCTCGTGTGAAGCTGGAGTGCTCTACTCTCTTGCAGAAGGTGGAAGACTTATCACAAGACACCGGGTCTGATGACAAAATCTACAGTTTCGAGTTACTCTTCTCcatgattcttcttcaaatttaCATGGGAGACGAAGATTCATTTTCGGTGGTGGACGAGTTAAAAGCGTGCTTCGAAAGCACATTCTCTGAAAATGATGGACAAGACGTGAACTCTGCCATGGTGATGACGGAAATCATCTTGTCGTTCATTTCCAAAAAGTCTGCCCTTCTCAGAAAGTTCTGCTACATCATTTGGGAATCGCTCCTTTGTCAAAAGGACTCCAGTGGGAATATAAGAGTCACGGACGAGtgtttggaggtgttgtTCAGTGTTTTGACTGCCAAGGAGAATAAGGAGGGGCAGAAAAGCTTGTTCGATAAAGAAGGCGACTTTGTCGAAGATGAGGAGGAGGTGGAAGACGAGGATGACGAggatgacgaagatgacgacgaagacgaCGATGAAAGCGACAACGATCAAGAAACACACATGACAGATGTTGACAAAGACACCAACCTCAAGTTGGCCCAGGCATTGGGCATTCCTACCGACTATGACGGAGAAGTTAAGTTCGAAGACTTGAGTTCAGACGATGACGATTCGTCCGTCGAACTAGACAATGCTGACGACGAGGAGATGTTTGCAATGGATAACCAGctttccaagatcttcaaggAGAGAAGAGACATCTTGTCGTCGACGGAGACCGGAAACAAACGTAAGTCTGAAGTTGCAGAAGCCAGAGAACAAATGGTGTTCATCAAGCACAGAGTGTTGGACCTTTTGGATATCTTCTGCAAAGCGCAGCCGGAATCACAACTTAACTTCCAGATGATCAAACCGCTTctcattctcatcaacttgactcTTGACAAGAACGTGGGTACTAAGGCCCATAAACTACTCAAAAACCGGTTGTCGAAGGTCAAACTTGACGTACATGTGGTACAAAAGATGCTGGAAACAGTCGAAACTCTTCGGACATTGTTGGAATGGGTACACGGTCAGGTTTCTGAGTCGAAGTCGTCCAATAGTTCCCATATTTTGGCGTGCAACAGTGCGTCCATATTGATTGCAAAAACCCTTGTGAGCTTAGACTCGCACCAGGTGGAACCAATCATCGATATCTACGCCCAGACGATGAAAACATGGGCCAAAAACGGCCGGTCCAAAACCCAGCCGTCTCTATTCTTtgacttcatcaactggttgaGCTCCTGGAGAAAGTAG
- a CDS encoding serine/threonine protein kinase (COG:T; EggNog:ENOG503Q3AF), which yields MDVSRLEISTDTRKKRIINDQYRILRKIGQGQSGKVLLAERVIQSGDEDKLVAIKTINRIDKTKLITKTYLSHMTKIKREIQIMKECNHPNVVKLYSVIDDLKYDKILLVLEYCSDGEIDWKRYNHYTEKLKNGRGLTINKILRDVVNGLEYLHEYKGIIHRDLKPSNLLIQGNSMKITDFGVSLILENNANDAKELGKTMGTPAFFAPELCQFVNNRLSMINDITTNKIDKRIDIWSLGVILYCLIFNDLPFNGKNEFGLFKNIVTKDLKFPQTRFSSKFTESDRKEFNLLCDLISKILVKDPNHRYTIQNIKDHSFTTFDLTMSESLRFKRFNDGVIHNQLGLTNKIKKFFGGKPMESVNPIKIEHYDGDYNHLEPVDDLLDSYFDSSSMGSMESDDDGAEDIQPIAVVTGSHESIEDKKVEFLSNEDRKDYPLGPDRLFASNRLSERVQAPPSLNFTAPRRNTLSSPVKIGTSTPLAPVSTPLSASPSLSSSSSMISPRPVTLGPSSPSTSVFYSPTRSFFDKIHGMNHTISSLSSPPDTRGFKSKDVNDKLDLEPPNIFGSRHSSVGSVGSSHRKNSFGSPLMRITSSSSSLNLNAYLTDDNFSINLRSQDESDTDSVVSDAVGGSDDEVDDEADSTFVYGEVDTNINTNTNTSKFKFQDMGEYLDRLD from the coding sequence ATGGATGTATCGAGACTCGAGATCTCCACCGACACAAGGAAGAAACGGATCATCAATGACCAGTACCGTATCCTACGAAAAATTGGGCAGGGCCAATCGGGTAAGGTGCTTCTAGCAGAAAGAGTGATCCAGCTGGGAGATGAAGACAAGCTCGTGGCAatcaaaaccatcaacCGAATTGACAAAACCAAGCTCATTACCAAGACTTACTTGAGCCACATGACCAAGATTAAGCGAGAAATCCAGATCATGAAGGAGTGTAATCATCCCAACGTCGTGAAGTTGTACCTGGTAATTGACGACCTCAAGTATGATAAGATACTCTTGGTGCTAGAATACTGTTCCGACGGAGAAATCGACTGGAAACGCTACAACCACTACACAGAGAAGCTCAAGAATGGGCGGGGActcaccatcaacaagatcttaCGGGATGTTGTCAATGGACTTGAGTATTTGCATGAATATAAGGGTATTATCCACCGAGACCTAAAGCCTTCGAATCTTTTGATCCAGGGCAACAGCATGAAAATCACCGACTTTGGGGTGTCTCTTATTCTCGAGAACAATGCCAATGATGCCAAAGAGTTGGGGAAGACCATGGGGACCCCGGCCTTTTTTGCACCAGAGCTTTGCCAGTTTGTGAACAACAGGCTCTCGATGATCAAcgatatcaccaccaataaAATCGACAAACGCATAGATATCTGGTCGTTGGGAGTCATCTTGTACTGTTTGATATTCAACGATCTCCCATTCAACGGTAAAAACGAGTTTGGgctcttcaagaacatcgTCACTAAGGACCTCAAGTTCCCCCAAACTCGCTTCAGCTCCAAGTTCACCGAGTCAGACCGCAAGGAGTTCAATCTACTCTGTGATCTCATCTCGAAGATCCTAGTCAAAGACCCCAATCACAGATATACCattcaaaatatcaagGACCACAGTTTTACCACATTTGACTTGACGATGTCCGAGTCTCTACGGTTCAAAAGGTTTAACGACGGGGTGATCCACAATCAGTTAGGCTTGaccaacaagatcaaaaagttctttGGCGGAAAGCCTATGGAAAGTGTTAACCCAATCAAGATTGAGCATTACGACGGTGACTATAACCACTTGGAACCTGTGGACGATTTGCTTGACAGCTACTTTGATAGCTCATCGATGGGATCCATGGAAAGTGACGATGATGGAGCAGAAGATATACAACCCATTGCTGTTGTTACTGGCTCCCATGAGTCGATTGAAGACAAAAAAGTCGAGTTTTTGTCGAATGAAGATAGAAAAGATTACCCCCTCGGTCCAGACCGATTATTTGCATCCAACCGCTTGAGTGAGCGAGTACAGGCACCACCGTCACTCAACTTCACGGCTCCTCGGCGCAATACCCTCAGTTCTCCCGTCAAAATCGGCACCTCAACTCCATTGGCACCAGTTTCCACGCCATTGTCCGCCAGCCCGTCGCTCTCGAGCTCTTCCAGCATGATAAGCCCACGACCAGTGACGCTTGGGCCACTGTCACCATCAACGTCGGTGTTCTACAGCCCTACGCGATCGTTCTTCGATAAAATTCACGGCATGAATCACACCATTAGCTCGCTTTCCTCACCTCCGGACACAAGGGGATTTAAAAGTAAAGATGTCAACGACAAACTTGATTTGGAGCCACCCAACATCTTCGGCAGCCGGCACTCGTCAGTAGGGTCGGTCGGCTCGTCGCACCGGAAAAACAGTTTTGGCAGCCCATTGATGAGAATCACCAGTTCGAGCTCTTCGTTGAACCTCAACGCGTATTTGACAGATGacaatttttcaatcaaccTCCGCAGTCAGGATGAAAGTGACACGGACAGTGTGGTGAGCGATGCCGTGGGAGGTTCTGACGATGAGGTAGATGATGAGGCGGATTCTACTTTTGTGTACGGAGAAGTTGACACAAACATAAATACAAACACTAACACCTCCAAATTTAAGTTCCAGGACATGGGCGAATACCTCGACCGTTTAGATTGA